A genome region from Schaalia sp. 19OD2882 includes the following:
- a CDS encoding site-specific tyrosine recombinase XerD: MHTIDQVASDWLVHLRVEKGSSAHTVSNYRRDITRYAQDLARQGRADIALVTRHDVEGHLRRLATGELTGRTAAPASVARASSAIRSMHRFAVREGVCVNDPTSGVRTPKTGEHLPKALSVDEVAALLAAAHATDSPVGLRDAALLEVLYATGARVSEAVGMSVDDVDLDAELPVVRFFGKGRKERLVPVGSFAREAIGAYLVRARPALSARGRGAHALFLNTRGAPLSRQSAWASVAAVAQAAGLEGRVSPHTLRHSFATHLLEGGASVRDVQELLGHASVQTTQIYTRVTALTLREVHRTSHPRATG, from the coding sequence GTGCACACCATTGACCAGGTCGCCTCCGACTGGCTGGTCCACCTGCGCGTGGAGAAGGGTTCGTCGGCGCACACCGTGTCGAACTACCGTCGTGACATCACCCGCTATGCGCAGGACTTGGCGCGCCAAGGGCGCGCCGACATCGCCCTCGTCACCCGCCACGACGTGGAGGGCCATCTGAGGCGCTTGGCCACAGGGGAGCTCACCGGCCGCACGGCCGCACCGGCGTCGGTGGCCCGTGCGTCCTCCGCCATCCGTTCCATGCACCGATTCGCCGTGCGCGAGGGGGTCTGCGTCAACGACCCCACCTCCGGGGTGCGCACTCCGAAGACGGGGGAGCACCTGCCCAAGGCGCTCAGCGTGGACGAGGTCGCCGCCCTGCTCGCCGCCGCACACGCCACGGACTCGCCGGTGGGCCTTCGCGACGCGGCCCTGCTCGAGGTGCTCTACGCCACCGGTGCGCGGGTCTCCGAGGCGGTGGGCATGTCGGTCGATGACGTGGACCTGGATGCGGAGCTTCCCGTCGTGCGTTTCTTCGGCAAGGGCCGCAAGGAGCGTCTGGTACCCGTCGGTTCCTTCGCGCGCGAGGCGATCGGCGCCTACCTGGTGCGGGCCAGGCCCGCTCTTTCCGCACGAGGGCGCGGCGCCCACGCGCTCTTCCTCAACACCCGGGGCGCCCCGCTGTCGCGCCAATCCGCGTGGGCGTCGGTCGCCGCCGTCGCCCAGGCCGCGGGCCTGGAAGGGCGGGTCAGTCCGCACACCCTGCGTCACTCCTTCGCCACACACCTGCTGGAGGGAGGGGCCAGTGTTCGCGACGTCCAGGAGCTTCTCGGACACGCCTCGGTGCAGACCACACAGATCTACACGCGGGTCACGGCCCTGACACTGCGGGAGGTGCACAGGACCTCGCACCCGCGCGCCACGGGCTGA
- a CDS encoding pseudouridine synthase, which produces MRNDPYVEGGVRLQKVLSQAGIASRRAAEEMIEDGRVQVDGQVVRSQGLRVDPDRQVIHVDGERVFLDETKHVVLAINKPVGVVSTMSDPEGRPCLADLLMDHPERLYHVGRLDVDTSGLLLVTNDGELANRLTHPSYEVPKTYVARVHGEVKPGVRRRLLQGIELEDGPVKVDSFRTMETYGEITTVEIVVHEGRNRLVRRLMDHVGYPVRELVRTHFGPISLDRLQPGTTRRVKGNALKALYSSVGL; this is translated from the coding sequence GTGAGGAACGACCCCTACGTCGAGGGCGGCGTGCGCCTGCAGAAGGTCCTCTCCCAGGCGGGAATCGCCTCGCGGCGGGCCGCGGAGGAAATGATCGAAGACGGACGTGTCCAGGTCGACGGCCAAGTCGTGCGCTCCCAAGGACTGCGCGTGGACCCCGACCGGCAGGTCATCCACGTCGACGGCGAGAGGGTCTTCCTGGACGAGACGAAGCACGTGGTCCTGGCCATCAACAAGCCTGTCGGCGTGGTCTCGACCATGTCGGACCCGGAGGGCCGCCCGTGTCTGGCGGACCTGCTCATGGACCATCCGGAGCGCCTGTACCACGTGGGGCGCCTGGACGTGGACACCTCGGGTCTGCTGCTGGTGACCAATGACGGGGAACTGGCCAACCGACTGACCCACCCCTCCTACGAAGTGCCGAAGACCTACGTGGCGCGCGTCCACGGAGAGGTCAAACCCGGAGTCCGGCGCCGGCTGCTCCAAGGAATCGAGTTGGAGGACGGACCCGTCAAGGTCGACTCCTTCCGCACGATGGAGACCTACGGCGAGATCACCACGGTGGAGATTGTCGTCCACGAGGGCCGCAACCGACTGGTACGCCGCCTCATGGACCACGTCGGCTACCCGGTCCGGGAACTGGTGCGCACCCACTTCGGGCCGATCAGCCTGGACCGACTGCAACCGGGCACCACCCGCCGCGTCAAGGGCAACGCCCTCAAGGCCCTGTATTCCAGCGTGGGGCTGTGA
- a CDS encoding ScpA family protein — MGTSPEHAAEFDPPGVQTRIDQFQVNLEVFEGPFDLLLQLIARRKLDITQVALAEVTDEFIAHMREFPDLSATTEFLVVAATLLDMKAARLLPRDEGSVDASAEDLEARDLLFSRLLQYRAFKLAGQWIGERLDHARRWIPRDAPMEEHLARLLPELVWVCSAHDLARACADALSQRPPTVEVTHLHDPVVPVAPQVRILVEMLRRLGRASFADLVEDAPTRAVIVSRFLGLLELYRGGTIEFTQEQALGRLTVTWIGGDEDVRVHIDEEEEEANG, encoded by the coding sequence GTGGGGACGTCGCCTGAGCACGCAGCGGAGTTCGACCCGCCGGGGGTCCAGACCCGCATCGACCAGTTCCAGGTGAACCTGGAGGTCTTCGAAGGCCCCTTCGACCTGCTCCTCCAGCTGATCGCCCGCCGCAAGCTCGACATCACCCAAGTGGCGTTGGCCGAGGTCACGGATGAGTTCATCGCCCACATGCGTGAGTTCCCCGACCTGTCGGCCACCACGGAGTTCCTGGTCGTGGCGGCCACCCTGCTCGACATGAAGGCCGCGCGCCTGCTCCCACGTGACGAGGGCTCCGTCGACGCCTCTGCCGAGGACCTGGAGGCCCGCGACCTGCTCTTCTCACGCCTCCTGCAGTACCGGGCGTTCAAGTTGGCGGGACAGTGGATCGGCGAGCGCCTGGACCACGCCCGCCGATGGATCCCCCGCGATGCTCCGATGGAGGAACACCTGGCTCGGCTGCTGCCCGAACTGGTGTGGGTGTGCTCGGCGCACGACCTGGCGCGCGCCTGCGCCGACGCCCTTTCTCAGCGGCCGCCCACCGTCGAGGTCACCCACCTGCACGACCCGGTGGTGCCGGTGGCGCCGCAGGTGCGGATCCTCGTGGAGATGCTGCGACGCCTTGGCCGGGCGAGCTTCGCGGACCTGGTCGAGGACGCTCCCACCCGCGCCGTCATCGTCTCTCGTTTCCTGGGGCTGTTGGAGCTCTACCGTGGCGGCACCATCGAGTTCACGCAGGAGCAGGCCCTTGGGCGGCTCACGGTCACCTGGATCGGGGGCGACGAGGACGTCCGGGTCCACATCGACGAGGAAGAGGAGGAAGCCAATGGATGA
- a CDS encoding prephenate dehydrogenase yields the protein MVTPAPRAVATAGPVLVIGSGLLGASLGLSLRAAGVEVLLEDSSPTSLRLAQDIGAGVPLADRPGAAPRLVVVATPPDVAGQCVVEALRTWPEAVVTDVASVKEAVAGDVLSAARHERAPDFASRYVGSHPMAGRERSGAGAADADLFYGRPWVIVAHPGSSASAVLAVRNLAGDVGAFPVELDASSHDRSVALVSHVPQLVASLLAARLAEAPSEALGLAGQGLRDTTRIAASDPRLWTSILAGNAGPVAQLLRELSADLAELLDHLERAAELGPLRGGSVGAVNRVMEAGNRGVARIPGKHGGAPRRYAELEVLIPDTPGSLGRLFTDLGEICVNIEDLVLEHSAGQHVGLARIMVDPGRHAEAEDALEKRGWRLITHAGQTR from the coding sequence GTGGTGACACCGGCGCCCCGAGCCGTTGCCACCGCCGGCCCCGTCCTCGTCATCGGGTCCGGACTGCTGGGGGCATCGCTGGGACTAAGTCTGAGGGCCGCCGGGGTGGAGGTCCTGCTGGAGGACTCCTCTCCGACCTCGCTGCGTCTGGCGCAGGACATCGGTGCCGGTGTCCCCTTGGCCGATCGCCCGGGTGCGGCCCCGCGTCTGGTCGTGGTCGCCACTCCGCCCGATGTCGCCGGACAATGCGTGGTGGAGGCCCTGCGCACCTGGCCCGAGGCGGTCGTCACGGATGTGGCCTCCGTCAAGGAAGCCGTGGCGGGTGACGTTCTGTCCGCCGCCAGGCACGAGAGGGCCCCCGACTTCGCCTCACGCTACGTCGGCTCGCACCCGATGGCCGGCCGAGAACGCTCCGGCGCAGGTGCCGCCGACGCCGACCTGTTCTACGGGCGCCCGTGGGTGATCGTCGCACACCCGGGATCGTCGGCCTCCGCGGTGCTGGCCGTGCGCAACCTTGCCGGGGACGTCGGGGCATTCCCGGTAGAACTCGACGCCTCCAGCCACGACCGCTCCGTCGCCCTCGTCTCCCACGTGCCGCAGCTCGTGGCCTCCCTGCTGGCGGCCCGTCTGGCCGAGGCGCCGAGCGAAGCCCTGGGCCTTGCCGGGCAAGGGTTGCGGGACACGACCCGCATCGCGGCCTCCGATCCGCGTCTGTGGACCTCAATCCTGGCCGGGAACGCAGGACCCGTGGCGCAGCTGCTCCGGGAGCTGTCCGCGGACCTGGCCGAGCTGCTGGACCACCTGGAGCGTGCGGCGGAACTCGGACCCCTGCGCGGGGGGTCGGTGGGGGCAGTGAACCGTGTGATGGAGGCCGGCAACAGGGGAGTGGCACGCATCCCCGGCAAACACGGAGGCGCCCCCAGGCGATACGCGGAGCTTGAGGTTCTGATCCCCGACACTCCCGGTTCCCTCGGGCGACTCTTCACGGATCTTGGAGAGATCTGCGTGAACATCGAAGACCTTGTGCTGGAGCACTCGGCCGGACAGCATGTGGGTCTGGCGCGGATCATGGTCGACCCCGGCCGCCACGCGGAGGCGGAAGACGCTTTGGAGAAGCGAGGGTGGCGACTCATCACCCACGCGGGCCAGACCAGGTGA
- a CDS encoding aminotransferase class I/II-fold pyridoxal phosphate-dependent enzyme gives MRPSARGAAVDTFHAMAVATRAGQLQAEGADVIRLSLGEPDSGAPPRVLDALRQVADGRPLPYTDAMGLPALRAAIAQRYADVHGVHVDPRRICVTSGASAALLLLSAALVDPGDHVMLGDPSYPCNRQFLAAFGAQVDLVATSAETRYQLDLNLVQDHWRPDTRGILIATPSNPTGTRVPEEELRQICGHAAGNGAWRVIDEIYLALSDDVDRRLPRTALALDPGAVVLSSFSKYFGMTGWRLGWTVVPEELVDVIERLAQNLFICAPTPAQMAALECFHPESLQWCEQRRALFAQRRRVAAEELERIGVPVPVRPDGAFYVYMDVSGTGMDADEFCRRALEEHHVALTPGRDFGPLTARTHVRLSCAASTQDIMRGVARVGEMLSRP, from the coding sequence ATCCGCCCCTCAGCCAGAGGCGCCGCCGTCGACACCTTCCATGCCATGGCCGTGGCCACACGGGCCGGCCAACTGCAGGCCGAGGGCGCCGATGTCATCCGCCTGAGCCTGGGCGAGCCGGACTCGGGAGCGCCTCCACGAGTCCTGGACGCCCTGCGCCAGGTCGCCGACGGCCGCCCCCTGCCCTACACCGATGCCATGGGGTTGCCGGCCCTTCGCGCCGCCATCGCCCAGCGTTACGCCGACGTCCACGGGGTCCATGTCGACCCTCGACGCATCTGCGTGACATCGGGGGCAAGCGCCGCCCTGCTGCTGCTCAGCGCTGCACTGGTCGACCCGGGCGACCACGTGATGCTCGGCGACCCGTCCTACCCGTGCAACCGACAGTTCCTGGCCGCCTTCGGCGCTCAGGTGGACCTGGTGGCAACCTCCGCCGAGACCCGCTACCAGCTGGACCTGAACCTGGTGCAAGACCATTGGCGCCCCGACACCCGCGGCATCCTCATCGCCACGCCCTCCAACCCGACGGGCACCCGCGTCCCGGAGGAGGAATTGCGGCAGATCTGTGGCCATGCGGCCGGCAACGGCGCGTGGCGGGTCATCGACGAGATCTACTTGGCGCTCTCCGACGACGTCGACCGGCGCCTTCCCCGCACTGCCCTCGCCCTGGACCCGGGGGCCGTGGTCCTGTCCTCCTTCTCGAAGTACTTCGGGATGACCGGATGGCGCCTGGGGTGGACCGTGGTGCCCGAGGAGCTGGTCGACGTCATCGAACGCTTGGCACAGAACCTGTTCATCTGCGCCCCCACCCCCGCGCAGATGGCAGCCCTGGAGTGCTTCCACCCGGAGTCCCTGCAGTGGTGCGAGCAGCGCCGGGCCCTGTTCGCGCAGCGGCGCCGGGTGGCCGCTGAGGAGCTTGAACGCATCGGCGTACCGGTGCCCGTCAGGCCCGACGGAGCCTTCTACGTCTACATGGACGTGTCGGGAACGGGCATGGATGCCGACGAGTTCTGCCGGCGCGCCCTGGAGGAGCACCATGTGGCTTTGACCCCGGGCAGGGACTTCGGGCCGCTGACCGCCCGCACCCATGTGCGGCTCTCGTGTGCGGCCAGCACGCAGGACATCATGCGGGGTGTGGCGCGCGTGGGAGAGATGCTCTCCCGTCCCTGA
- a CDS encoding M50 family metallopeptidase — MEFLERIIQTFAGAAPPEGGWWAVVATGAALLCVLTPMWKIVRVVVVVTHEVAHALVGLACGRRLTGIVVRMDMGGHAVTQGRPRGLGIVLTTAAGYPAPALVGALLVWASSLGWAPAVLLISSALLTALLVNARSFYSVIAFGALAVGASAAWWLAPATVCAGIVMTVALVLLVGAWRQFGAVLVSGGPEDDPATLGRLTHTPAFLWLAFFALAIGGATWGAFAVALPLLTAPLRALLP, encoded by the coding sequence ATGGAGTTCCTGGAACGAATCATCCAGACCTTCGCGGGAGCCGCTCCCCCCGAGGGCGGCTGGTGGGCGGTCGTGGCAACGGGCGCCGCCCTGTTGTGTGTCCTGACCCCCATGTGGAAGATCGTCAGAGTCGTCGTGGTCGTCACCCACGAGGTCGCTCATGCACTGGTGGGGCTGGCCTGTGGGCGGCGTTTGACGGGCATCGTCGTGCGCATGGACATGGGTGGCCATGCGGTGACGCAGGGGCGGCCCCGGGGCCTGGGCATCGTGCTGACCACCGCCGCCGGCTACCCGGCACCGGCCCTGGTCGGGGCCCTGCTCGTCTGGGCGTCGTCGCTCGGATGGGCTCCGGCTGTGCTGTTGATCTCCTCGGCGCTCCTCACGGCCCTCCTCGTCAACGCCCGCTCCTTCTACTCGGTGATCGCCTTCGGGGCACTGGCCGTCGGCGCGAGCGCCGCGTGGTGGCTCGCTCCGGCCACGGTGTGTGCCGGAATCGTCATGACCGTCGCCCTGGTCCTGTTGGTGGGTGCGTGGAGGCAGTTCGGAGCCGTCCTCGTCTCCGGCGGCCCCGAGGACGACCCCGCTACCCTGGGGCGTCTGACCCACACCCCCGCATTCCTGTGGCTGGCGTTCTTCGCCCTCGCCATCGGCGGGGCCACATGGGGCGCCTTCGCCGTGGCGCTGCCTCTGCTCACGGCGCCACTGCGTGCTCTGCTGCCCTGA
- a CDS encoding ParA family protein produces MTRLDQPTLTGDDEVVEDFPVPAPLAGHGPARVIAMCNQKGGVGKTTSTINLGASLAEYGRKVLVVDFDPQGAASVGLGINTLDMDTTIYNLLMKPRLDVREAICPTALEGLDVLPANIDLSAAEVQLVNEVARESALSRVLRPLLDDYDAILVDCQPSLGLLTVNALTAAHGVIVPVAAEFFALRGVALLVETIETVRDRINPRLKMDGIVATMVDTRTLHSREVLDRLNEAFGDLVYSTRISRTVKFPDATVATEPITTYAPTHPGAEAYRRLAREVIARGDVA; encoded by the coding sequence GTGACCAGACTGGACCAGCCCACACTGACCGGGGACGACGAAGTCGTCGAGGACTTCCCCGTCCCAGCACCCCTTGCGGGCCACGGCCCTGCCCGAGTCATTGCCATGTGCAACCAGAAGGGCGGTGTCGGCAAGACCACCTCCACCATCAATCTGGGAGCCTCACTGGCCGAGTACGGCCGCAAGGTCCTGGTCGTCGACTTCGATCCGCAGGGTGCCGCCTCCGTGGGTCTGGGCATCAACACCTTGGACATGGACACGACGATCTACAACCTGCTGATGAAGCCGCGCCTGGACGTGCGCGAGGCGATCTGCCCCACCGCGCTCGAGGGCCTGGACGTCCTTCCGGCCAACATCGACCTGTCGGCCGCCGAGGTGCAACTGGTCAACGAGGTGGCTCGCGAGTCGGCACTGTCGCGGGTGCTGCGTCCACTGCTGGACGACTACGACGCGATCCTCGTCGACTGCCAGCCCTCCCTCGGTCTGCTCACCGTCAATGCGCTGACCGCCGCACACGGCGTCATCGTCCCGGTGGCCGCCGAGTTCTTCGCCCTGCGAGGCGTGGCCCTGCTGGTGGAGACCATCGAGACGGTGCGCGACCGCATCAACCCGCGCCTGAAGATGGACGGGATCGTGGCGACCATGGTCGACACCCGTACCCTTCACTCGCGTGAGGTCCTGGACCGCCTGAACGAAGCCTTCGGCGACCTCGTGTACTCCACGCGAATCTCCCGCACGGTGAAGTTCCCGGACGCCACTGTGGCCACCGAACCGATCACCACCTACGCGCCCACGCACCCGGGGGCCGAGGCCTACCGTCGCCTCGCGCGGGAGGTCATCGCCCGTGGGGACGTCGCCTGA
- a CDS encoding FAD:protein FMN transferase, which produces MGRLPVLRRTFDAWGTTITVDVVDHRSAPEDQKNVEVLDATMPTVREVAAHIDAVFSPWRDDSLTSAMRRGEVCESDLYTLGVDGAWMLRVLLECRRAESITCGAFNPWKAPGGFDPSGYVKGWGAALMADTLVAAGLPDVCVDAAGDLATRGAGPDGGAWHVGITHPGRTRVVCAVVDSGPSADIEGVAGAVATSGSSQREGHVSGRDSRRTRASQATVVGPDAALADALATGLLIDGVDSVEWFDEFAREDLRIGRSHSRWGALVVQDGRLFRLGRLATTVPAAT; this is translated from the coding sequence ATGGGACGGCTACCGGTCCTGCGTCGGACCTTTGACGCCTGGGGCACGACCATCACCGTCGATGTGGTCGACCACCGTTCCGCGCCGGAGGACCAGAAGAACGTCGAGGTCCTGGACGCCACGATGCCCACTGTGCGTGAGGTGGCGGCCCACATCGATGCGGTCTTTTCCCCTTGGCGCGACGATTCCCTGACAAGCGCCATGCGTAGGGGAGAGGTCTGCGAGTCGGATCTGTACACCCTGGGGGTGGACGGTGCATGGATGCTTCGAGTCCTCCTGGAGTGCCGCCGCGCCGAAAGCATCACTTGTGGAGCCTTCAACCCGTGGAAGGCGCCCGGCGGCTTCGACCCCTCCGGCTACGTCAAGGGCTGGGGCGCGGCCCTCATGGCGGACACACTGGTGGCCGCAGGTCTTCCGGATGTGTGCGTGGACGCGGCAGGCGACCTGGCCACACGCGGCGCGGGGCCCGACGGTGGCGCCTGGCACGTGGGCATCACCCATCCGGGCCGGACGCGGGTCGTGTGCGCCGTCGTCGACTCCGGACCGAGCGCGGACATCGAAGGGGTTGCCGGCGCCGTCGCCACATCGGGTTCGAGTCAACGGGAGGGCCACGTGAGTGGGCGCGACTCCCGGCGGACGAGAGCCTCCCAGGCCACCGTGGTCGGGCCCGATGCGGCACTGGCCGACGCCCTGGCCACAGGGCTTCTCATCGACGGCGTCGACAGTGTCGAATGGTTCGACGAGTTCGCCCGTGAGGACCTGCGCATCGGCCGTTCGCACTCGCGCTGGGGCGCGCTGGTGGTCCAGGACGGCCGCCTGTTCCGCTTGGGGCGCCTGGCCACCACGGTCCCGGCGGCCACCTGA
- the scpB gene encoding SMC-Scp complex subunit ScpB, whose translation MDESALEGESSEVLASELLAPLEAILMVVDHPVPAGELAEALGVGDRVAEEALRLLAQEYRVPASFQGHTRPRGFELREVAGGWRIYSSPRFAEVVGRFVVGSAQARLSQAALETLAVIAYRQPVSRSRISHIRGVNVDAVVRTLVTRGLVEEVGEGPSGARLYGTTALFLERMGFDSLDDLAPLAPYLPAADELDELEETL comes from the coding sequence ATGGATGAGTCAGCACTCGAAGGGGAGTCAAGTGAGGTCCTCGCCTCGGAACTGCTGGCGCCACTGGAGGCGATCCTCATGGTCGTCGACCACCCGGTGCCCGCAGGAGAACTGGCCGAAGCCCTGGGAGTCGGCGACCGGGTGGCGGAGGAGGCCCTGCGTCTGCTGGCCCAGGAGTACCGCGTGCCGGCCTCCTTCCAGGGGCACACGAGGCCACGCGGTTTCGAACTGCGGGAAGTGGCCGGAGGCTGGCGCATCTACTCCTCACCACGTTTTGCCGAGGTCGTCGGGCGCTTCGTCGTGGGTTCGGCCCAGGCGCGCCTGAGCCAAGCCGCGCTGGAGACCCTTGCCGTCATCGCCTACAGGCAGCCGGTGTCGAGGTCACGAATCTCGCACATTCGTGGGGTGAACGTGGACGCCGTGGTGCGTACCCTTGTCACACGAGGACTGGTCGAAGAGGTTGGCGAAGGCCCCTCCGGTGCGCGCCTGTACGGGACCACCGCCCTGTTCCTGGAACGTATGGGTTTCGACTCCCTCGACGACCTGGCGCCCTTGGCGCCCTACCTTCCGGCTGCTGACGAGCTGGACGAATTGGAGGAGACACTGTGA
- a CDS encoding glycoside hydrolase family 2 protein, whose product MTTTPPAPLPHSDDLCTPWGALFDEVPLPEHPDPMFERPRWQSLNGVWNHAIRRAEDPRPSEDEWEGTIRVPFAIESAASGVQRELTPTDVLHYQRRVEIPKDWRGQRIRIVFLAVDHRCEVRVDGQVRARHTGGYLPFTATVVDTEQESFDLHVRVTDPTDSEGIQRGKQALLPQTIWYTATSGIWGSVWMEPIPDAAIESVDIRPADTLDAFHVHVRGEDGLDAEEYELDIEAPDGSRSTVRGHTGQWTRVPVSDALTWSPEHPNLYRFTVRAGDDRVSTWSALRTVSMSDRRRRRLPLRLQTRRQHDKRTPYVLLNDEPVFVNAPLSQGYWPESGMTPPDDEAIVHDLRTIKEMGFNAVRVHIKVESRRFYHHCDRLGLMVVQDMVSGGRPALGIQASGVVQALDYTLPDRSRLFHDWTGRTSHDNRSQFACELAGMIRHLRCHPSIIMWVPFNEGWGQFDARRAEKAVRRLDPTRLVDAASGWFDQGGGDFRSRHRYVLRLTEPPSVDTRAFYLSEFGGLNLAVEGHTWKEPIPFGYRFLAEREDLAQAMTELYREQLIPLTAHGLAACTYTQVSDVERENNGLMTYDRKVTKIDPQLMSTLNKELTDAFARAIAKRRPTKGR is encoded by the coding sequence ATGACGACAACTCCCCCCGCACCCTTGCCCCATTCCGATGATCTGTGCACGCCTTGGGGAGCCCTCTTCGACGAGGTGCCGCTGCCGGAGCACCCGGATCCCATGTTCGAACGGCCCAGGTGGCAGAGCCTCAACGGCGTGTGGAACCACGCGATCCGACGCGCCGAGGACCCCAGACCCTCCGAGGACGAATGGGAAGGCACCATCCGGGTCCCCTTTGCCATCGAGTCGGCGGCCTCAGGCGTGCAACGCGAGCTCACGCCCACCGACGTCCTGCACTACCAGCGACGGGTCGAGATTCCCAAGGACTGGCGCGGCCAACGGATCCGCATCGTGTTCCTGGCGGTCGACCACCGCTGCGAGGTGCGCGTCGACGGCCAGGTGCGGGCCCGCCACACCGGCGGATACCTGCCCTTCACCGCCACCGTGGTCGACACGGAGCAGGAGTCCTTCGACTTGCACGTCCGTGTCACCGACCCCACCGACTCCGAAGGGATCCAGCGCGGAAAGCAAGCCCTGCTGCCGCAGACCATCTGGTACACGGCCACCTCCGGCATCTGGGGAAGCGTGTGGATGGAACCGATCCCCGACGCCGCCATCGAATCCGTCGACATCCGCCCGGCTGACACGCTGGACGCCTTCCACGTCCATGTCCGTGGCGAGGACGGCCTTGACGCCGAGGAGTACGAACTCGACATCGAAGCGCCGGACGGATCCCGCTCCACCGTGCGCGGCCACACCGGGCAATGGACCCGTGTTCCCGTCTCGGATGCGCTCACATGGTCCCCGGAACATCCGAACCTCTACCGCTTCACCGTGCGGGCCGGAGACGACCGGGTGAGCACGTGGTCGGCACTGCGCACCGTGTCCATGTCCGACCGTCGGCGCCGAAGACTGCCCCTGCGCCTGCAAACCCGGCGTCAGCACGACAAGCGGACCCCTTACGTGCTGCTCAACGACGAACCCGTCTTCGTCAACGCGCCACTGAGTCAGGGCTACTGGCCCGAATCCGGCATGACTCCGCCCGACGACGAAGCCATCGTGCACGACCTGCGCACCATCAAGGAGATGGGGTTCAATGCGGTGCGCGTCCACATCAAGGTCGAATCCCGGCGTTTCTACCACCACTGCGACCGCCTTGGCCTCATGGTGGTCCAGGACATGGTCTCCGGCGGCAGGCCCGCCCTGGGCATCCAGGCCTCCGGAGTCGTCCAGGCCCTGGACTACACGCTGCCCGACCGCAGCAGGCTCTTCCACGACTGGACCGGACGCACCAGCCACGACAACCGGTCCCAATTCGCCTGCGAACTGGCCGGAATGATCCGGCACCTGCGCTGCCACCCGAGCATCATCATGTGGGTGCCCTTCAACGAAGGCTGGGGCCAATTCGATGCCCGACGCGCCGAGAAGGCCGTGCGGCGCCTGGACCCCACGCGGCTGGTCGATGCGGCCTCAGGGTGGTTCGACCAAGGCGGCGGAGACTTCCGCAGCCGACACCGCTACGTGCTGCGCCTGACCGAACCGCCGTCGGTGGACACCCGCGCCTTCTACCTGTCCGAGTTCGGCGGACTGAACCTGGCGGTCGAAGGCCACACGTGGAAGGAACCGATCCCCTTCGGATACCGTTTCCTGGCCGAGCGCGAGGACCTCGCCCAAGCCATGACCGAGCTGTACCGGGAGCAGCTGATTCCCCTGACCGCACACGGGTTGGCCGCCTGCACCTACACCCAGGTCTCGGACGTCGAACGTGAGAACAACGGCCTGATGACCTACGACCGCAAGGTCACCAAGATCGACCCGCAGCTCATGTCCACCCTCAACAAGGAACTGACCGACGCCTTCGCCCGGGCGATCGCCAAACGCCGCCCCACGAAAGGACGATGA
- the cmk gene encoding (d)CMP kinase, with translation MDPARRAELISRLGTTVAIDGPAGSGKSTVSRRVAEQLGIGYLDTGAMYRSLTWFALDRGVDLEDRRAVAALADELPLRMDSHPRDAHVWVGQREVTGEIRQPRIALGIPHVSTNLDVRHWMARDQRRRMMEARATGSGMVAEGRDITTVVCPDADVRVLLVADAEARLRRRTLELFGDDTPEHVEQVRAQVEERDRADSTVSEFLEPAPGVHVIDSSTLGIDEVVQAVIDLVDADLLRRAETDA, from the coding sequence CTGGACCCCGCGCGGCGGGCGGAGCTCATTTCCCGCTTGGGCACGACGGTGGCGATCGATGGTCCGGCGGGCTCGGGCAAGTCGACGGTCTCGCGGCGCGTGGCCGAGCAGCTGGGCATCGGATACCTGGACACGGGCGCCATGTACCGCAGTCTCACGTGGTTCGCCCTGGACCGGGGAGTGGATCTGGAGGACCGCAGGGCGGTGGCCGCCCTGGCCGACGAACTTCCCCTGCGCATGGACTCCCACCCGCGCGACGCGCACGTGTGGGTGGGCCAGCGCGAGGTGACCGGCGAGATCCGCCAGCCGCGCATCGCCTTGGGGATCCCGCACGTGTCAACGAATCTTGACGTGCGTCACTGGATGGCGCGCGACCAGCGTCGACGCATGATGGAGGCCAGGGCGACCGGCTCGGGCATGGTCGCTGAAGGCCGTGACATCACCACCGTGGTCTGCCCCGACGCGGATGTGCGGGTGCTGCTGGTGGCGGACGCCGAAGCGCGCCTGCGCAGACGCACCCTGGAGCTTTTCGGAGACGACACCCCCGAACACGTCGAGCAGGTGCGTGCCCAGGTCGAGGAACGCGACCGGGCGGACTCCACGGTCTCCGAATTCCTCGAACCAGCCCCCGGCGTGCACGTGATCGACAGTTCCACACTGGGCATTGACGAGGTCGTCCAGGCCGTCATCGACCTGGTCGACGCGGACCTGCTGCGGCGGGCCGAAACGGACGCCTGA